A single window of Pieris rapae chromosome 4, ilPieRapa1.1, whole genome shotgun sequence DNA harbors:
- the LOC110994537 gene encoding mitochondrial import receptor subunit TOM22 homolog — MLVELPDDNEQSDSGMESLTASKDDTPERRPEDTFITPALGTSPTASNPAFLSLKEYDDEPDETLTERLWGLTEMFPDCVRSGTYTVTTKTWSGVKNMYQLSRSLMWVVASSSVILFAPVIFEVERAQVEEMQKSQQKQVLLGTNTSMTGPMPSMPPMPR; from the exons ATGCTCGTGGAGTTGCCTGATGACAACGAACAAAGTGATAGCGGTATGGAATCTTTGACGGCTAGCAAAGATGATACTCCAGAACGTAGACCCGAAGATACCTTCATTACCCCTGCG TTAGGGACCTCTCCTACAGCAAGTAATCCAGCCTTTTTGTCTCTCAAAGAATATGATGAT GAACCAGATGAAACTCTCACAGAGAGATTATGGGGATTGACAGAGATGTTTCCAGATTGTGTTCGCAGTGGCACTTACACAGTAACTACAAAGACttg GTCAGGGGTAAAGAACATGTATCAATTGTCTCGATCATTAATGTGGGTAGTGGCTAGTTCTTCAGTTATCTTATTTGCTCCAGTAATATTTGAAGTTGAACGGGCCCAAGTAGAGGAAATGCAAAAGTCACAACAGAAACAG GTCTTATTGGGAACTAACACATCAATGACAGGACCTATGCCAAGCATGCCTCCGATGCCTCGATAA